GTCGGCAGGTCTGTGCCGAGACGATTTTCAGCGCTATTTCCGGCGAAGGCGTGACCCATTTCGGCGGGGCGCCAATTGTGCTGTCCATGTTGATCAATGCAGACGCTTCCATACGCCGCCGTGTCCCCCATCCGGTCAAGGCACTGACCGCCGGTGCGCCGCCACCGGCGGCTGTCCTGGAGAAAGTCAGCGCTCTGGGCATTGATGTGATGCAGGTCTACGGCCTGACTGAAACCTATGGTCATGTCCTGCAATGTTCATGGCAGGACCAATGGAACAGCCTGCCCATGGATGAGCAAAGCGAAATCAAGGCACGCCAGGGTGTTTGTTTTCCGATGATGGAGGCGGTGCGGGTCGTCTCGCCCGAAACCGGAGAGGACGTCCCACGGGACGGCCGGTCATTGGGTGAAATCCTGCTTCGTGGCAACACCACGATGAAAGGCTATCTGAAAAATCATGAAGCAACCGCAGAAGCCTTCGATGGAGGCTGGTTCCATAGTGGAGACCTCGCCGTCATGCACCCGGACGGCTATGTAGAAATCAAGGACCGCCTGAAAGACATTATCATTTCCGGTGGCGAAAACATCTCCTCCGTCGAGGTAGAGTCGGTATTGTACAGGCATCCCGCCGTGGCCTTTGCCGCAGTTGTCGCCCGGCCTGACGAAAAATGGGGAGAAAGCCCCTGTGCCTTTGTCGAGCTTAAAGCCGACGCCAGCGCAACGGCAGAGGAAATCCTCTCATTCTGCCGCGAACATCTGGCAGGCTTCAAAATGCCGAAAACCATCGTCTTCGACGAGGTTCCCAAAACCTCCACCGGCAAAATCCAGAAATTCCAGCTTCGCGAAAAAGCCCGCACTTTGTAAAAACAAGACCGCCAATGTCAGGCACATTGGCGGTCTTCATCTATTCTGCTGCTTGAATGCCACCTTCAACTACTCACCCTCTCCAAAGTCGAATAGCTAAATGTCTTCAGCCAAAAGAAAAAAATTTCCAATTAAGAATAATTTTCACTTGCGTTAGAAATTAAGAACGATTATCACTTTCATTGGTTGGACGCATTGATGGCCGCACTTTGGTCCCCTCAGGCCTCACTCGCGCTCCCACCGTCTTTGTCCTGTTGCCGCAAGTTATTCGTTTTTTGATTTATTTGCGGCTTCGATCCTGATCCAAACTGCCCCCGGATTTTTCCGGGGGCTTTTTTTACCTTCTCCATTTGTATCGCGGCTATACTATACAACCTTCGGGGAAGGAGGTTTCGGTCGATGGAGAACATCCCTGACGCATTGCGCCGCAGC
The Aestuariispira ectoiniformans genome window above contains:
- a CDS encoding acyl-CoA synthetase; the encoded protein is MANDGEASGLERNAANFVPLSPLSFLSRTKDVYPQREALVYGTRRYSWSEVHERCVRLASALALHGIVKGDVVSIIAPNTPELFETHFGVPMAGAILNTINTRLDVETVAYILGHAETKLLFVDLAFAGLVEQALAQMPGHNIQIVSIVDEQAGQAHGDNPFETDYEAFLESGQSDFAWSLPDDEWQSLSLNYTSGTTGHPKGVLYHHRGSYLMTMGTVMGWGLHGHPRYLYTVPMFHCNGWGHAWTMTALAGTIVCCRQVCAETIFSAISGEGVTHFGGAPIVLSMLINADASIRRRVPHPVKALTAGAPPPAAVLEKVSALGIDVMQVYGLTETYGHVLQCSWQDQWNSLPMDEQSEIKARQGVCFPMMEAVRVVSPETGEDVPRDGRSLGEILLRGNTTMKGYLKNHEATAEAFDGGWFHSGDLAVMHPDGYVEIKDRLKDIIISGGENISSVEVESVLYRHPAVAFAAVVARPDEKWGESPCAFVELKADASATAEEILSFCREHLAGFKMPKTIVFDEVPKTSTGKIQKFQLREKARTL